GCCAGGTGGGCCAGATCCAGATCCTTTGGGAAAGCGGAAGAAGAAATCTCCCGACCTCATCACTCTGCTGGAAGTCGGCTGGACGCTGGTTTTACGCCCTCTCTCATAAAGTTTGTCAGGCCGTCAGGCTTCGACCCACGCCTTGACGAGGGCCGGCCTCATCGTTGAAGGATCCATACGAATTTGCACTACAGTCTCATTATTTCTATCCTTAGCTAATAAGGTTTCGTAATCTCGCAATCTACTGCGAATCAAATTGACTCCGGTTTCTGCCTTGTACTGCGCCTGCAAAATGGCTTTCTGGTCGCCGGTATTCTGTCGGCTGGCCAGTCCCAGGCGCATGCTGGCGGCCAGCACGACAGCCAGCATCAGGAGGGTCAGGAGCATCACCACGATCAGCGTGGCTCCAGTGGTGGCGGTTCTAGCCTTCATGGCGTCTATTTTGAAGAACCGTCTCTTTCACGGGTATCACCCAAGTGGCCTTCCCCTATTTGGTGGTATGGATAGACTGGGTTTATGTCCTTTCACATACCTGACCTGATTCAGAAGAAACGCTCTGGTGGCGAACACTCCCTGGAGGAACTGCGCCTGCTGGTTCAGGGTTTCACTGACGGCAGCGTTCCGGATTACCAGGTGAGCGCCTGGCTGATGGCGGTCTTTTTTAGGGGCATGACGGCGCGTGAAACGGCTGACCTGACGCGGATCATGGCCGAGAGCGGTGACCGGATGATCCTGACGGGCCTGGAACGCACGGTGGACAAGCACAGTACCGGGGGCGTGGGGGACAAAACCAGCCTGATCCTGACGCCCATGCTGGCGGCTCTGGGCTTGACCGTGGCGAAAATGAGCGGGCGCGGCCTGGCCCACACGGGCGGCACGATTGACAAACTGGAAAGCATTCCCGGCTGGACGCCTGAACTGAGCGAGGAGAGATTCCTGCAACAGGCGCGGGACACCGGCCTGGCCCTGGTCGGGCAGAGCAAAGACCTCGCACCGGCCGACGGAAAACTGTATGCGCTGCGCGACGTGACGGCCACCGTGGATTGCCTGCCGCTGATTGCCAGCAGCATCATGAGCAAGAAACTGGCTTCGGGGGCACACACCATTGTGCTGGACGTGAAGGTGGGCGCGGGCGCCTTTATGAAAACGCTGGATGATGGCCGCGCACTGGCCCGCGCCATGGTGGACATCGGCACGCATCAGGGGCGGCAGGTGCGCGCGGTGCTGACTGACATGGAAACGCCACTGGGCCACCTGGCCGGAAACAGTCTGGAGGTGCTGGAAGCCCTGGAGACCCTGCGCGGGCACGGCCCGCAGGACTTGACGGAATTGTGCGTCACGCTGGCGGTGGAAGCCCTGTCCGCTTACGGTGAGGACGCCCGGCAGGCCGAAACCCGCGCGCGCCAGACCCTGAAAGATGGCAGCGCCCTGGCGAAATTTCGCGCCTTTATCGAGGCGCAGGGCGGCGATCCGACCTTCGTGGACGACCCCGGCCAGTTCGATATCGCCCCCGGACGGGCCGACATCGCGGCCCCCACCACTGGCTTCGTGGAGCGTATCGACGCCCTGAGCGTAGGGCGCGCTGTCCTGGCGCTGGGAGGCGGGCGCGAGAAGAAAGGCGAGGCCATCGATCACGGCGTGGGCGTGGAACTGCTGAAGAAACCCGGCGAGGCCGTCAGCGCAGGCGAGAGCGTCATGCGCCTTTACCACCGGGACGGACGCGGCCTGGCCCACGCGCAGGAGCTGCTGAACGCCGGAATCACCATCAGCGCCCAGCAGGTGAACACCCCGCCGCTGATCCTTGACCGCGTGAACTAAGAACCTGAGGTGTCCCCAACAGACCCACCGTCTAGCCAGAAACATTCATTTGGAGGCTTTTATTTCCGATCCACAAGCGACAGGCCACGAGCCACAACCCCTGGAGATCCTTTTCGTCACGGACGCCCCGGCCATTGGCGGCAGTGAGGTGTATATGCGGGAACTCATTGTGCCGATGCGGCAGCACGGAGTATCCAGTGTGGTGGCGATGCCGGACGTGCCAGGAACGGCAGAGTTTCGCAGGCAACTTCAGGAGCGGGGGATTACGGTTCACGCCTATAAGCATCTGGGCGAGGTAGCGGAGCTTCAGCAGCGCTCGGCGTTCCGGTTGACGTTGCTGAGCAGCTGGAATCCGCGTGGTTACCGCAAGTACTACGCGACCTTGCGCGGGCCGTTCGTCGCCCTTATTCACGACCAGTTGATGCTGCATATTCCGGGGTTGCCGCAGGGCATCTACCGCGCTTTTTACGAGGTGCTGGCTGCCCAGGACATCCGGGGCGCGGATCATATCGTCACGGTGTCGCGGTGGGCGGCGCAATACCTGGAGCGCTGGCACGGCATGAAGAACGTCCACGCGGTTCCGAATGGCGTGGACACACAGAAGTTCCGCCCGGCGAATGACGCCAAACGCGAGGAGTTGCGCGCGAAGTTCGGGTTCACGGCCTTTACCGTGCTGACAGTGGCGCGCTTCAGCATCGAGAAGAACCACCCCACCGTCATCGAGGTGGCCCGCCGCACCCCGGAATTGCAGTTCGTGCTGGCGGGCACGGGGTATCTGGCCGAACCGCTGAAACGGATCGCCACGCCTAACGTGCGTTTTCTGGGCAAGCGCAACGACGTGCCGGAGCTGTACCGGGCGGCGGACGTGGCCTTTCAGCCCACCATCGCGGAGAACCAGTCGCTGGCCACTCTGGAAGCCATGAGCAGCGGCACGCCCATTCTGACCAACGACATCCCGGCCCAGCGCGAACTGGTGGCGTTCGGACGCGAGGGGCTATTGGTGAACGGGGGCGCGGCGGGCAGTGTGAGCGGTTACGTGAAGGCCCTGCGTACCCTGGCGGCGCACCCGGCAAGAACGCGGGAAATGGGGCGGGCCGCGCGGGAGAAGGTGCTGAGTGGTCATACGCTGGAGCAGAACGCCGCTGCTCTGGCTGGCCTGTTGCACCAACTGGCCGTACCCTGAACCCGTAAAAGTAAACAGCCCCCCACGTCCTGAGCGCGTGCGGGGCGTACTCTTTCATTCATGACGGATTCACTCAACGATTGGGCCTTCGAGACGGCGGCCGTGCAAACCGGCATCGAGCGCGGGCTGGGGGCCAGTATCGGCTTTCCCATCCACGCCGCCGCCGCCTTTCAGTTCGAGACGCTGGAACAGGCGCAACAGGAGTTCATCGACGGAGCGGGCCTCAGCTACGCCCGCATTCAGAACCCCACCCTGAAACTGCTGGAAGACCGCGTCACCGCGCTGGAAGGCGGGGCGGCCACGCTGGCCCTGTGTACCGGGCAGGCTGCCACCCTGACCGCTGTGATGAGCGTGTGCCGCGCCGGGGATCATGTCGTGGCCACATCCAGCCTCTTTGGAGGCAGTACAGGATTGATGAACAACATCCTGCCCCTGATGGGCATCGAAGCGACGCTCGTGCCGAACACCCCGGACGCCGTGCGCAGGGCCATGCGGGAGAACACGCGCCTGGTGTGGGCCGAAATGATCAGCAACCCCGCCGGAGACATCGCCGACATCGAGGCGTTCGCGCAGATCGCGCATGAACACGGCGCACTGCTCGGTATCGACAACACCTGCGGTGGCGTGGGCTTCCTGTGCCGTCCGCTGCAATTCGGGGCAGACATCGTGGCGCAGTCCCTGACGAAGTGGGCCGGCGGGCACGGCAACGTGATGGGCGGCAGCGTCACCATCGGAACCAGGCACGACCTGACGCGCAACCCCATTTACACGGACGGCGGCGAGCAAAGCCTGCTGAACGTGCGCGGTGAGCAGGCCCTGGCGTGGCGTCAACGGTGGTTCGGGGCCAGTCAACTGGGCATGACCCTCGCGCCGCACAGTGCTTTCCTGCTCGCGCACGGCCTGGAGACCCTTAGCCTGCGCCTGGCTCGGGAAAGCCAGACCGCGCTGGCGCTGGCCCTGTGGCTGGACAGACACCCGAAAGTCGGCAAGGTCAGTTACTCGGGCCTGCAAGGGCACCCGCACTACCACCTCTCGCAGAAGTACCTCAAGCATGGCAGCGGCGCCGTCCTTACCTTCGAGGTGGACAACCCCAGTGACTTCATCCGGCGTGTGAACGTTCTGCGCGTCGCCCCGAACCTCGGGGATGTCCGCACCCTCATCGTTCACCCGTGGACAACCACGCACGGACGGATCCCCGAGCCCGCCCGCCTGGCTGCCGGCGTCACCCCCAACACCATTCGCATGAGCGTCGGCGTCGAAGCCCTGGAAGACCTGCAAGCAGACATTGAACAGGCGCTGTGACCCCTTCGGTGTCCGTTTGAGCGTCTAAAAATCGAACGGTCTCACCGCAAAGCATTTCCCTGCACGGTGAGACCGTTCGATGGTTTCACTGGTGGGCAGCGCCCCGGCGCTCAAATCACGAATTCGCCGTTTCGCATCACGGCTTCGTGGCTGCCGTCTTTGGTGATGCCGTCGACGTTCATGTCGGCGCTGCCGATCATCCAGTCGACGTGGGTGAGGCTGTCGTTGCCCCCGGCCGCCCGGAACTGTTCGGAGGTCATGTCCACGCCGCCCTTCACGTTGAAGCGGTAAGCCGCGCCGATGGCGATGTGGCTGGCGGCGTTCTCGTCATACAGGGTGTTGTAGAAGAACAGGCCGCTGCGGCTGATGGGGCTGCTGTGGGGAACGAGGGCCACTTCGCCGAGGCGGTGGCTGCCTTCGTCCGTTTCAATCATTTTTTGCAGCGTTTCCTGGCCTTGGCTGGCGGTGGCGCTGGTAATGCGTCCGTCCTTGAACTCGATGCGAATGCCGTCGAGCAGGACACCCTGGTACGAGAGGGGCTTGGTGCTGACGACCACGCCGTCCACCCGCTCGCGGTGCGGGGCCGTCCAGACTTCCTCGGTAGGGATGTTGGCGGTGAAGGTGACGCCAGCGGGGGTGTCCGCGCTGCCCCCACCCCAGACGTGGTCGTCGGCAAGGCCCACGGTCAGGTCAGTCTCGCCGCCTTTGAAGTGCAGGGCGGCGTACTGTTTCCCGGTCAACACTTCGCGGCGGCGCTTCAGGTTGGCCAGGTGTTCCTGCCACGCCGCCACCGGGTCGGACTGATCGGCACGGGTGGCAGCGAAAATGGCGTCCCACTGCTGCTGCACAGCCTCCGGTTCGCTGGCGTCGGGGAACATCAGGGCGGCCCAGCCGGGAATGGGGGCACTGATCAGGTTCCAGTTGAGGCGGTTGGTCATGACCTGCGCGGAGTACGGTTTGCGGTACGTGGCCCAGGCCCGCTGGTGCGTGGCCACGCGGCCCTGATCCACGTTGCCCAGCAGGTTCGGGTTGGTGGCGCGAATGGCGATCACCGCGCCGCCAGCCTCCGCCGTTTCGATCTCGGCGTCCACACGCCACTTGCTGATGGTGTCAAAGGTGCCGTCCGGGGCCAGTTCAAACCGGGCGAGTTGCACGTCATCATCGTCCCAGCGGACATCCACGAAACTTGCGCCTGCCGCGTAGGCTTCGCGCACCACGGCGCGGGCCAGGGGAGCCGTGTCCACCGGGGCCTGCACCAGCACGCGCTGCCCCGGTTTTACGCCCAGCCCGACACGCACGGCCAGTCTGGCGTAATTCGTCAGTTTTTCCTCGAAAGAAAGGGTCATACGGCAGAATAACGCGTTCAGCAGCGAAGGCCTTCTGACCGCCCCACCCTCCCTGATGCCTGGACAATGCCACCCGCCAGCACCTCCACCCTTGACGGAAGGCCAGACACCACGTATATTCCTGTGGCTGGTGTAGCGAGGCGTAGCGCAGCCTGGTAGCGCACTACCTTGGGGTGGTAGGGGTCGTGAGTTCAAATCTCGCCGCCTCGACCAGCAAAACACGAAGGGGTTTACCCCATAATGACTCCGCCGGAGGTTTCGCAAGAGACCTCCGTTCGTGTTTCAGGGCACATAGAATCTGGTGCGGCACTGCATGTAGGAAGTGCGCTGAGAGTTGGTATTCGGCCTCTCAGTGTGCAGCACAAGTGATCCCGGCTTACTTTCTTTTACCGAAAAAGCTTCCGCAGCCAGATGAAATGGCCTGGCTGCGGAAGCAGTGCTGGATGTTAGCTGTCGTTGCTGGTCTTGTCAGTCCCGCTGCCCTGACCGCCTTCCGGGTTGTCCTGGCCCTGGTTCTTCTCGTTGCCGGGGCCGCCTTCCTCATAGGGCATATCAGCGTCATCGCGGTAGCGGTCGCCGCCCTGGGGTTGCACCTGATTCCCGATCTGCTGGTGGCCTTCACCCTGGCCCGCGTTCTCGTGCTTATCGGTGCCGCTGCGATCCCTGTAATCGTCATTTTTGGTCATACCCGGCAGCCCAGACGGCCCACCCTAAATAAATATGCCGCCTGCATGAAGGCCCGTTGTGGCAAAGCCCCATCTTCAAGCAAGACTGGCACCCGTGAGGCCATGCACTACGACCTCGCTGAAGTACCGCAGAGCTCTAACCATCTGCTACCACGCGGTTACGTCCCAGCGCCTTGGCCTGGTACAGCCGCGCGTCGACCACTCCGAAAAGGTCGCCCACCGTCTCCACTTCACTCAGCATGCCCAGGCCAATACTTACTGTGAAGGATGGAGCCTGCGGCACGTTCAGGTGACTGATCCGCAGGCGCAGCGCCTCGGCACGTCGCCGCGCTTCCTGCGGTGTGAGGCGCAGGTAGACCACCAGCAGTTCCTCGCCGCCCCAGCGGATCGCCAGCTCGTCTTCTCGCAGGTGCTCGTGAATGACCCTGGCCAGTGCCCGCAGCACTGCATCCCCCGTCTCGTGCCCGTACACGTCGTTCACCTGCTTGAAGTGATCGATGTCGATCAACGCCACGGCGGTGCTGTCCGGTGGGTGAAGCACCCCCTGCTCTATCTGTTGCAGCAGAAAGTCCATGACCCGGCGGTTGTACAGGCCCGTCAGGGGATCACGCATGGCCAGCAGGGCGTGCGTCGACGCGACCTGTTCCGCCTCGACGACGCGCTGCCCGAACACCGTCAGGCCCAGGATCAACAGGTTCA
This portion of the Deinococcus fonticola genome encodes:
- a CDS encoding glycosyltransferase family 4 protein, which encodes MEAFISDPQATGHEPQPLEILFVTDAPAIGGSEVYMRELIVPMRQHGVSSVVAMPDVPGTAEFRRQLQERGITVHAYKHLGEVAELQQRSAFRLTLLSSWNPRGYRKYYATLRGPFVALIHDQLMLHIPGLPQGIYRAFYEVLAAQDIRGADHIVTVSRWAAQYLERWHGMKNVHAVPNGVDTQKFRPANDAKREELRAKFGFTAFTVLTVARFSIEKNHPTVIEVARRTPELQFVLAGTGYLAEPLKRIATPNVRFLGKRNDVPELYRAADVAFQPTIAENQSLATLEAMSSGTPILTNDIPAQRELVAFGREGLLVNGGAAGSVSGYVKALRTLAAHPARTREMGRAAREKVLSGHTLEQNAAALAGLLHQLAVP
- a CDS encoding thymidine phosphorylase; the encoded protein is MSFHIPDLIQKKRSGGEHSLEELRLLVQGFTDGSVPDYQVSAWLMAVFFRGMTARETADLTRIMAESGDRMILTGLERTVDKHSTGGVGDKTSLILTPMLAALGLTVAKMSGRGLAHTGGTIDKLESIPGWTPELSEERFLQQARDTGLALVGQSKDLAPADGKLYALRDVTATVDCLPLIASSIMSKKLASGAHTIVLDVKVGAGAFMKTLDDGRALARAMVDIGTHQGRQVRAVLTDMETPLGHLAGNSLEVLEALETLRGHGPQDLTELCVTLAVEALSAYGEDARQAETRARQTLKDGSALAKFRAFIEAQGGDPTFVDDPGQFDIAPGRADIAAPTTGFVERIDALSVGRAVLALGGGREKKGEAIDHGVGVELLKKPGEAVSAGESVMRLYHRDGRGLAHAQELLNAGITISAQQVNTPPLILDRVN
- a CDS encoding aminopeptidase, which produces MTLSFEEKLTNYARLAVRVGLGVKPGQRVLVQAPVDTAPLARAVVREAYAAGASFVDVRWDDDDVQLARFELAPDGTFDTISKWRVDAEIETAEAGGAVIAIRATNPNLLGNVDQGRVATHQRAWATYRKPYSAQVMTNRLNWNLISAPIPGWAALMFPDASEPEAVQQQWDAIFAATRADQSDPVAAWQEHLANLKRRREVLTGKQYAALHFKGGETDLTVGLADDHVWGGGSADTPAGVTFTANIPTEEVWTAPHRERVDGVVVSTKPLSYQGVLLDGIRIEFKDGRITSATASQGQETLQKMIETDEGSHRLGEVALVPHSSPISRSGLFFYNTLYDENAASHIAIGAAYRFNVKGGVDMTSEQFRAAGGNDSLTHVDWMIGSADMNVDGITKDGSHEAVMRNGEFVI
- a CDS encoding sensor domain-containing diguanylate cyclase, with the protein product MAAPSRLSQQVLPLKVSFTAAARRRQGLALLSVSTMAYHAICAVLEWQLQHELMAALNLAGVVLTGLLGWWAWRRALPPEALGNWVMPLALMWLAATLALEWGQHEQQWVGTSTEVMVVVLGFALLSVRRAMLFTAGAFALLLAFSLQSSMPVLSIQRLVDVGFLNLLILGLTVFGQRVVEAEQVASTHALLAMRDPLTGLYNRRVMDFLLQQIEQGVLHPPDSTAVALIDIDHFKQVNDVYGHETGDAVLRALARVIHEHLREDELAIRWGGEELLVVYLRLTPQEARRRAEALRLRISHLNVPQAPSFTVSIGLGMLSEVETVGDLFGVVDARLYQAKALGRNRVVADG
- a CDS encoding aminotransferase class V-fold PLP-dependent enzyme, which gives rise to MTDSLNDWAFETAAVQTGIERGLGASIGFPIHAAAAFQFETLEQAQQEFIDGAGLSYARIQNPTLKLLEDRVTALEGGAATLALCTGQAATLTAVMSVCRAGDHVVATSSLFGGSTGLMNNILPLMGIEATLVPNTPDAVRRAMRENTRLVWAEMISNPAGDIADIEAFAQIAHEHGALLGIDNTCGGVGFLCRPLQFGADIVAQSLTKWAGGHGNVMGGSVTIGTRHDLTRNPIYTDGGEQSLLNVRGEQALAWRQRWFGASQLGMTLAPHSAFLLAHGLETLSLRLARESQTALALALWLDRHPKVGKVSYSGLQGHPHYHLSQKYLKHGSGAVLTFEVDNPSDFIRRVNVLRVAPNLGDVRTLIVHPWTTTHGRIPEPARLAAGVTPNTIRMSVGVEALEDLQADIEQAL